The Lycium barbarum isolate Lr01 chromosome 9, ASM1917538v2, whole genome shotgun sequence genome has a segment encoding these proteins:
- the LOC132609663 gene encoding growth-regulating factor 4-like isoform X1 has protein sequence MSGTSEIGVGMGYDYGFRPPFTAVQWQELEHQAMIYKYLVAGLPVPLDLVVPIRRSFDAISARFFNHPSLSYCSYYGKKFDPEPGRCRRTDGKKWRCSKDAHPDSKYCERHMHRGRNRSRKPVESQTTSQSLSTSISHITTGSSNRSGSFQRNSSGSFQNMPLYSVANSDGMSYGSTTTNLQMEPASYGINNKDYRYLHGMPPDADVAGSNTDNMWRLMPSQIPSKPMTNPKNDSQLLGSSSANPFEPVIESKQQPQHCFFSSDIGSPGTVKQEPQNPMRSFFDEWPTSKESRSNLDEVSSKNNFSTSQLSISIPNAPSGFSSRSACSRNDA, from the exons ATGAGTGGGACCTCAGAAATCGGGGTGGGGATGGGGTATGACTATGGATTTCGGCCACCGTTTACGGCGGTGCAGTGGCAGGAATTGGAGCATCAAGCAATGATTTATAAGTATTTGGTGGCAGGATTACCTGTGCCGCTGGACCTGGTAGTACCGATTCGCCGGAGTTTTGATGCTATTTCAGCCAGGTTCTTCAATCATCCTAGCT TGAGTTACTGTTCCTATTATGGGAAGAAGTTTGACCCCGAGCCAGGAAGGTGTAGAAGGACAGATGGAAAGAAGTGGAGGTGCTCGAAAGATGCACATCCTGACTCCAAATATTGTGAGCGGCACATGCATCGAGGCCGTAACCGTTCAAGAAAGCCTGTGGAATCTCAAACGACATCCCAGTCCTTGTCGACAAGTATATCACACATTACTACTGGGAGCAGCAATAGAAGTGGAAGTTTCCAAAGAAATAGCAGTGGAAGCTTTCAAAATATGCCATTATATTCCGTTGCTAATTCAGACGGAATGAGTTATGGAAGCACTACTACGAATCTACAGATGGAGCCTGCCTCCTATGGGATAAATAACAAGGACTATAG GTATCTCCATGGAATGCCTCCTGATGCTGATGTGGCGGGTTCTAACACGGACAACATGTGGCGTCTGATGCCATCACAAATCCCGTCAAAGCCCATGACTAATCCGAAAAATGACTCCCAGCTGCTGGGCAGCTCCTCAGCTAATCCATTTGAGCCTGTGATTGAATCAAAACAGCAACCCCAACATTGCTTCTTTAGCAGTGACATAGGCTCGCCTGGTACAGTAAAGCAGGAGCCACAGAATCCAATGCGCTCGTTCTTTGACGAGTGGCCTACATCCAAAGAATCACGGTCCAATCTCGACGAGGTGTCCAGCAAAAATAATTTCTCCACCTCTCAGCTGTCCATATCCATTCCAAATGCTCCTTCTGGATTTTCTTCAAGGAGTGCTTGTTCCCGAAATG ATGCTTGA
- the LOC132609663 gene encoding growth-regulating factor 5-like isoform X2, which produces MLFQPVSYCSYYGKKFDPEPGRCRRTDGKKWRCSKDAHPDSKYCERHMHRGRNRSRKPVESQTTSQSLSTSISHITTGSSNRSGSFQRNSSGSFQNMPLYSVANSDGMSYGSTTTNLQMEPASYGINNKDYRYLHGMPPDADVAGSNTDNMWRLMPSQIPSKPMTNPKNDSQLLGSSSANPFEPVIESKQQPQHCFFSSDIGSPGTVKQEPQNPMRSFFDEWPTSKESRSNLDEVSSKNNFSTSQLSISIPNAPSGFSSRSACSRNDA; this is translated from the exons ATGCTATTTCAGCCAG TGAGTTACTGTTCCTATTATGGGAAGAAGTTTGACCCCGAGCCAGGAAGGTGTAGAAGGACAGATGGAAAGAAGTGGAGGTGCTCGAAAGATGCACATCCTGACTCCAAATATTGTGAGCGGCACATGCATCGAGGCCGTAACCGTTCAAGAAAGCCTGTGGAATCTCAAACGACATCCCAGTCCTTGTCGACAAGTATATCACACATTACTACTGGGAGCAGCAATAGAAGTGGAAGTTTCCAAAGAAATAGCAGTGGAAGCTTTCAAAATATGCCATTATATTCCGTTGCTAATTCAGACGGAATGAGTTATGGAAGCACTACTACGAATCTACAGATGGAGCCTGCCTCCTATGGGATAAATAACAAGGACTATAG GTATCTCCATGGAATGCCTCCTGATGCTGATGTGGCGGGTTCTAACACGGACAACATGTGGCGTCTGATGCCATCACAAATCCCGTCAAAGCCCATGACTAATCCGAAAAATGACTCCCAGCTGCTGGGCAGCTCCTCAGCTAATCCATTTGAGCCTGTGATTGAATCAAAACAGCAACCCCAACATTGCTTCTTTAGCAGTGACATAGGCTCGCCTGGTACAGTAAAGCAGGAGCCACAGAATCCAATGCGCTCGTTCTTTGACGAGTGGCCTACATCCAAAGAATCACGGTCCAATCTCGACGAGGTGTCCAGCAAAAATAATTTCTCCACCTCTCAGCTGTCCATATCCATTCCAAATGCTCCTTCTGGATTTTCTTCAAGGAGTGCTTGTTCCCGAAATG ATGCTTGA